The Acidimicrobiales bacterium sequence GGCGGGGCCGAGAGCGCCGGGGACGGGCGCGCCGGCTCGCCGTCCACGATCTCCTCCAGGACGATCAGGCGGATCCCCCCGGTGACCTCGCTGATCAGGTTGACCAGGGCCGTGGCCAGGACGGTGAAGACGGTGAAGGCCAGGGCGCCGACCGCCCCGATGAAGGCCACCTGGCGGAACATGCGATCGCCCTGGAAGCGGAAGTCCTCGAAGCCGGAGTCGCGGAGGAAGCCCTCCAGGTCCTCGATCAGGCCGGTGGTGTTGGCCAGGCCCCACAGCATGGCCACCGCGCCCAGGGCGACGCCCAGCATCACGGTGTTGAACACCAAGCTGACCTTCAGCACCGACCAGAGCTCGATCCGGCGCAGCACCCGCCGGACCCGGCGGGCCTGCGGCCGGGGCTGGCCCCGTCCCCCGGCCCGCAGCGGGGTGCTGACGGCATCGGCCAGCGCGGGGCCGGATCGCCGAGCCCGGGCCTCGGGACGTGACCGGGCGCGCTCCCCACCGGCGGCGGTGGGGGCGGCCGCCGCCCGGTCGACGGGGGCACCTAGCCCTGACTCGACGGACACGGTGGCGAAGTGTACGAGATCGCCGGGCCTTCCCCCGTCTCCACGTCGCACCACGTGCCCTCCCGCCGGGCCCGGGCCGTGGCCGAGGCCCGCCCGACCCGCACCGTCACCACCACGTCGTCGCCCACGGCGGCCACCTCGACCACCGTGGCGCCGTTGGCCGCGGCCAGGCGGCGGGCCGACTCGGCCCCCTCGGCCGCCCCGGCCAGGGCGGCGGCGTCGGCCGCGGTCCGGGCCCGCGCCGCGTCGAGGGCGGTGGCACCGTGGTGGACGAGGCCCAGGACCAGGGCCCCGGCCAGGGCCACCGCCCCCACCAGCAGGGGGACGGCCTGGCCCCCCTCGGGGGCGGGACGGCGGCGGGTGGAGCGGTGGCGGTGCACGGGGACCTCCGGCGGGGCGGGACGGCGGCCCCACGGGGGGCGATCCGGCCCCGGCGGGCCGTCGGAGGTCGGCGCCCGGGGGGCGCGTCGAGCTCTAGGCGGCGTCGTCGTCGCCGGAGAGCACCGGGGCCACCGCGGCCACGGACTGCCCGTCGTCGACGTTCATGACCCGGACGCCGGTGGCGTCCCGGCCCTGGGACGAGATGTCCCGGACCGGCATGCGGATCACGACACCCCCGGAGGCCACCACGAAGACCTCGTCATCGAGGCCGACCATGAAGGCGGCCACCACCGAGCCCTTCTTGGCCGTGAGCTTGATGCCCCGCACGCCCTGGCCCCCGCGGCCCTGGGCGTTGAAGTGCTCGAGCTGGGTGCGCTTGCCGTACCCGGCGTCGGTGACGATCAGCATGGCCACGTCGTCGCGGCAGACGTCGCAGGACACCACCTCGTCGCCGGCCCGCAGCTTCATGCCCCGCACGCCGGCCGCGGCCCGGCCCATGGCCCGGACCTGGTCCTCCGGGAAGCGAATGGCCTGGCCCAGCTTGGAGATCATGAGGATGTCGGCGCCGCCGTCGGTGGGCAGCACCCGCACCAGCTCGTCACCGTCCCGCAGGTTGATGGCGATGAGGCCGGTGCGCAGCGACGAGTCGTACTCGGTGAAGCGGGTGCGCTTGACCTGGCCCAGCTTGGTGGCGAAGAACAGGTAGGGCTGCGACTCGTAGTCGCGGGTGTCGATGATGGCCTGGATCCGCTCGCCGGGCTGGAGCTGGACCAGGTTGGGCATCGCCGTGCCCCGGGCCGTGCGCTCCTTCTTGGGGATCTCGTGGGCCTTCAGCCGGTACACCCGGCCGAGGTTGGAGAAGAACAGCAGGTAGCTGTGGGACGTGGTGGTCAGGATGTGGCTGACGTAGTCGCCGTCGCGCAGCTTGGCCCCCGCCACCCCCCGCCCGCCCCGGCCCTGGGCCCGGAACGTGTCGGCCGCCACGGTCTTGATGTAGCCCTTCTCCGACAGGGTGAGCACCAGCTCCTCGTCGTCGATGAGGTCCTCGACGTTCATCTCGCCGGGGTCCAGGGTGATGATCGATCGGCGCTCGTTGGCGAAGCGGTCCCGCACGTCGGACAGCTCGTCCTTGATGACGGTCCGCAGCTTGGCCTCGTCGGCCAGGATGGCCTGCAGCCCGGCGATCTCGCCCTGGAGCTCGGCGATGCGGCGCTCCAGGTCGATGCGGGCCAGGCGGGTGAGCCGGCCCAGGGCCATGTCCAGGATGTGCTCGACCTGGACCTCGGAGAACTCGAAGGGCTCGGCCATGAGGCCGACCTTGGCCGCGGCCCGGTCGTCGGAGCCCCGGATGAGGGCTATGACCTCGTCGATGACGTCGATGGCCTTGAGCTCGCCCTCGCGGATGTGCAGCTTCCGCTCGGCCTCGGACAGGCGGTGTTGCGACCGCCGGGTGATGACCTCGACCTGGTGGTCGACGTAGGCCTGGAGGGCCTGGACCAGGTTGAGGGTGCGGGGCACGCCGTCGACCAGGGCCACGCAGTTCACCGCGAAGCTGGTCTGCAGGGAGGTGTGCTTGTAGAGGTTGTTCAGGACCACCAGGCCCGGCGCGTCGCGCTTGAGCTTGATGACCAGGCGGGTCTTGCCCCGGGCCGACTCGTCGTTGACGTCGGAGATGCCGTCGATGACCCGGGCGTCGACCAGGGCCTTGATCTCCTTGGCCGTCTTGGAGATGGAGGTCTGGTACGGCATCTCGGTGACGACGATCTGGTCGGTCCGGGCCCCCTCCTCGATCTCGGCCACGGCCCGCAGGCGGATGGAGCCCTTACCGGTGCGGTAGGCGTCGACGATGCCCTGGCGGCCCATGATGAGGGCGCCCTTGGGGAAGTCCGGCCCCTGGACGAACTTCATCAGGTCCTCGGGGGTCGAGTCCGGGTTGTCGATCAGGTGGATGGTGGCGTCCACCACCTCGCCCAGGTTGTGGGGCGGGATGTTGGTGGCCATGCCCACGGCGATGCCCTGGCTGCCGTTGACCAGCAGGTTGGGGAACCGGGCCGGCAGGACGGTGGGCTCGGTGACCTCGCCCGAGTAGTTGTCGACGAAGTCGACGGTGTCCTCGTCGATGCCGTCGAGCAGCACGGTGGCCAGCGGGGCCAGGCGGCACTCGGTGTAGCGCGAGGCGGCGGCGCTGAAGTCGGGCGAGCCGAAGTTGCCGTGCCCGTCGACCAGCACGTGGCGCAGCGAGTGGGGCTGGGCCATGCGCACCAGGGCGTCGTAGATGGAGCCGTCGCCGTGGGGGTGGAAGTAGCCCATGACGTGGCCGGTGATCCGGGCCGACTTGAGGTGGCTGCGGTCGGGGCGGGCCCCGATGTCGTGCATGCCCCACAGGATCCGGCGGTGCACGGGCTTCAGGCCGTCGCGCGCATCGGGCAGGGCCCGGGACACGATGACCGACATGGCGTAGTCCAGGAAGGAGCGCTCCATCTCCTCCTGGATCTCGATGGGCTCGATCGGCTCGCGGGCCACCACCTCGCTGGCGCCGGGCGGGGGCGCCGGCGGGGGGGTCGGGGTGGGGGTGCTGTCGTCAGTCATGGCGTGCGGGTCCTCAGATGTCGAGGAAGCGGACGTCACCGGCGTTGGTGACGATGAACTGCTTGCGGGAGTCGACGTCCTCACCCATCAGGATCGACATCACCT is a genomic window containing:
- a CDS encoding DUF3566 domain-containing protein; the protein is MSVESGLGAPVDRAAAAPTAAGGERARSRPEARARRSGPALADAVSTPLRAGGRGQPRPQARRVRRVLRRIELWSVLKVSLVFNTVMLGVALGAVAMLWGLANTTGLIEDLEGFLRDSGFEDFRFQGDRMFRQVAFIGAVGALAFTVFTVLATALVNLISEVTGGIRLIVLEEIVDGEPARPSPALSAPPAPPRPPAPQPPAVAPARPAPARPPPPPPDPIDGGAPVRRRAPAPGDRPARSGRPGAARAAEDGDGRPGPRAPGTQGSRRRAGRAPGPADPAPPAP
- the gyrA gene encoding DNA gyrase subunit A encodes the protein MTDDSTPTPTPPPAPPPGASEVVAREPIEPIEIQEEMERSFLDYAMSVIVSRALPDARDGLKPVHRRILWGMHDIGARPDRSHLKSARITGHVMGYFHPHGDGSIYDALVRMAQPHSLRHVLVDGHGNFGSPDFSAAASRYTECRLAPLATVLLDGIDEDTVDFVDNYSGEVTEPTVLPARFPNLLVNGSQGIAVGMATNIPPHNLGEVVDATIHLIDNPDSTPEDLMKFVQGPDFPKGALIMGRQGIVDAYRTGKGSIRLRAVAEIEEGARTDQIVVTEMPYQTSISKTAKEIKALVDARVIDGISDVNDESARGKTRLVIKLKRDAPGLVVLNNLYKHTSLQTSFAVNCVALVDGVPRTLNLVQALQAYVDHQVEVITRRSQHRLSEAERKLHIREGELKAIDVIDEVIALIRGSDDRAAAKVGLMAEPFEFSEVQVEHILDMALGRLTRLARIDLERRIAELQGEIAGLQAILADEAKLRTVIKDELSDVRDRFANERRSIITLDPGEMNVEDLIDDEELVLTLSEKGYIKTVAADTFRAQGRGGRGVAGAKLRDGDYVSHILTTTSHSYLLFFSNLGRVYRLKAHEIPKKERTARGTAMPNLVQLQPGERIQAIIDTRDYESQPYLFFATKLGQVKRTRFTEYDSSLRTGLIAINLRDGDELVRVLPTDGGADILMISKLGQAIRFPEDQVRAMGRAAAGVRGMKLRAGDEVVSCDVCRDDVAMLIVTDAGYGKRTQLEHFNAQGRGGQGVRGIKLTAKKGSVVAAFMVGLDDEVFVVASGGVVIRMPVRDISSQGRDATGVRVMNVDDGQSVAAVAPVLSGDDDAA